One part of the Mya arenaria isolate MELC-2E11 chromosome 3, ASM2691426v1 genome encodes these proteins:
- the LOC128227099 gene encoding uncharacterized protein LOC128227099 produces MDILVSLFLMLVLLWELSVCNRDGHFSSVSNHSLFSNCNKTEAVITGHHISFSPNPVVLHPDPHNVEVGPTLSVNGSFTITRVVANETRVELLNSVLIESTDGYTELCYILPWDVCHVTDICDLLDRKNISYCPVNVTELEGDARVPWNCKCPLPMGKYQIPHIKWTFGTQPFRLKGHFKVDINIKENALNIGCFSFEFSFKKGEQLSGAFGLN; encoded by the exons TTGTTCTTAATGCTAGTTTTGTTGTGGGAACTTTCAGTATGCAACAGGGATGGTCATTTTAGTTCTGTTTCG AACCATTCCCTATTTTCCAACTGCAATAAAACGGAAGCTGTTATAACGGGACACCACATCAGCTTCAGTCCCAACCCCGTAGTCCTTCATCCAGACCCGCATAATGTAGAAGTGGGCCCCACCCTGTCTGTAAATGGCAGCTTCACCATTACAAGAGTGGTGGCAAACGAGACGAGAGTGGAG CTCTTGAACTCAGTGTTGATAGAGTCTACCGATGGCTACACAGAGCTTTGCTACATTTTACCGTGGGATGTTTGTCATGTGACAGACATCTGCGATCTTCTtgatagaaaaaatatatcatattgccCTGTGAATGTGACGGAATTAGAAGGCGATGCACGTGTGCCATGGAACTGCAAATGCCCTTTGCCAATG GGCAAATATCAGATACCACATATAAAATGGACATTCGGCACCCAGCCTTTCAGACTGAAAGGCCATTTCAAGGTCGACATCAATATCAAGGAAAATGCATTGAACATTGGGTGTTTCAGTTTCGAGTTCTCATTTAA GAAAGGGGAGCAGTTATCTGGAGCATTTGGACttaattaa